CGGGTTGAAAGGATTCGGATAGTTCTGTGATAATTTATAAGCTGCAGGAACTTCTGATGAAATTGTTTTTATACCGATAACAAAATTCTGCGGGTCCCAGTTAGCCCATCCTGCTGTCCAGTCAGTTGTTCCGTCGAATGCGCCTACGTACGTAGTAGGTGTGAAAAATGAATTTGCAAGATTCGGATATGTAAAGTTCCCACCGGATAATGCAGCTGAACCTCCTGTAGGTCTGAAGTCAGGTGTTCCGCCATAGAATCCATAAGGATTTGCTAAACCTACATCTGTATTGTTTGTATAAGTTCTGTTGTTGTAGCCTGATGTCTGAACAAAAGTTACTGCACTTCCCATTACACCGCTTCCTCCGGCTGTATCAGCTATCACAGGACATCCTGCAATAATATTGCTTCTGAATTTTGATGTATCATTTTTCATGGCAGTCTGTACTCCTGTACCATCAAACAATGGTCCTTTCGGCCAGCCCATTATGATTGTATTATAAATGGAAGTCAAGTTGTTTCTTCTTAAGTGCGCACCGACTCCGAACAATGGATTTATTACTGTACTTAAAGTTTTCTTAGGACCAATCATAGTAACATTTGAATATGTAACCTGTGTTCTTGGAGAATTATAATTATTCGGCGAGTTTGCATTGTTATCACACTCAAACCCGTTTGATTTGCTCTGGTCAGCTATTGAACTGTCGCTTACAGCCAGCAAGAACTGACAATATCCTCTGTAGCCGTTATCTGTATCCCAGCAGTCATCAAGAGTTTTATAAGCAATCATGTGTTTAAGATTTACAGTACCGCCAAAACATTCAACTGCGTCATCACCTGCATAACTTATTTGGATGTAATCGATTGTTGTTCCTGAACCGACTCCGCCAAGAGTCAGTCCGTTAATTTCGTTTCCTGATACACCTGTTAAGTTGATGCCGCCGAATTCAAATCTGCAATATTTTAAAGTACCTGAGTTATCTGCATCGTTTCTTGGCTGTCCGCCATAATATGCTGGTGTCACTTCAGGCGGAAGACCTTCGATTAGATTGCTGTCTGCTCCGCTTACAGTATTAATTCCTGCTCTTCCTAAAATAATAAGTCCGCCCCAGTCACCCGTTGCTCTTTGTCCTGCAGGTTTATTTGAAGTAAAAATTATCGGCTGACTTACAGTTCCAACTGCATTTATCTGCGCGCCTCTTTGAATTATTAATGTTCCCTTTGTATTGAAATCACCTCTGATAATTGTGCCTGCGGGAATTGTCAGTGTTGTGTTTTTTTCCATATAGACAAAACCTTTAAGCAAATAAACTTTATTTGCAGAAAGTGTAATGCTGCTGTTGTAATGCCCGTCAACTAAAGTTGTTGAATCTACAGGCAATGCATAAGATAAGCTTTGTAAAGATAAAATAAGTAATAAGGTCAGAAATAATTTTTTCATTTTCAGAATTAATTTTAAAATTTATTTATCAAAAATCGTCATTCAATGTTTCGATGCTGTTACGTGCATGTTAATTAATTTTAAACTTTAAAATTTATATGATAAAGTTAATGATTGTGAGTTACCGGAGTTCACTCTCTTCACAACTTTATCTTCATCATTCACTCTCTGAATTAAAAGGTCATCCTTATTCAGCAAATCTTTGAAGGCAAGCTTAAGCTCAAATTTCTTAAAGAGTCTCTGTGTTACTGTAAGGTCAACCAAGTCTTTTCCTTTTTCTTTTATATCGTTAAATCCGTTGAGGCCAACTTCTGCAATTCTGTCTCCGAATTTATTATACATAAGATTTACACTGGTGCCCAGATCATAATTGTCATAGAACAATCCTACATTAACTGTATAAGGTGACTGCCCCTGCAAGGTTCTTTCCTGGCTTGTTGCAGTGGAGCCAAGCCCTGCTAAATTTACTTTTGAATCTATAAGTGATAAATTTACATTCATCGAAACGTAATTTAAAAGCTTGTGAATAAATCCTAAATTTTTCCTTACTTCAAACTCGACTCCATAATTTCTTGCCCCGTCAGTAGCATTCTGAAATGTTTTTATTCTGTTAGTTGAAGTGGAAAGAAATACTTCTTCTATGGGACTGTTCATGTGCTTATAAAACAAGCTCACTGCCATTATCTCGCCTGCTTGCGGGAACATCTCCAATCTTAAATCATAATTCTGATTCAGGCTTCTGTCCAAATCAGTTGAATTGCCTACTGTAGTAATTCCGGAAACAAAATCTGTATAGGAGAACGGAGCAATTTCTCTGAGCTCAGGACGCGAAACGGTTTGCGTTGCAGATGCTCTTAAGTTTGTAGTTTCATTAATGCTGTAAGATAAATTTATAGAAGGAAGGAAGTCATTGTTTTTATTTGATACAGAAATCGGCTGTGAAATTCTTCCGAGCGTAAATAAATTCTGCTGATCTGATTCAAATCTTAATCCTGTAATAATGCGCAATTTTTTCAGGGGTAATTCATACATTAAATATCCTGCATAAAGATTTTCAGTTGCAGAATAATTATCCGATTCTCTTGTCAGCTCAGAATAATAATAACCCGTGGGAGAAATATTTTCCGCTTTGAAAATTGTATCTATGCCTTCATAGTTTAATAAAAAAGATGCACCGCTGCTTAGAGCAGGAGCGAAATTTCTTGCATTAAAAAATCTTGTTGTGCCATTTGCAAGCGTTCCGAATTTTAATCGTGAATCAATTGACTTACCGATTTTTATAGGAAGCTCGAAATCTAAATTTATACCTCTTGCAATATCATATAGCTTAGAAAAAAATCTGCCTCCTGCAGGTGAGCTTGGAACGTTAGTAAGAATAGGTGCAAAAAAATCATCCGTAGTGCCAATGTCTCTCTGATATGTCATAGTTTTTATATCCGGCTGATTTCTTTTTGATTCTGAATAAGATGCGGTCCAGTTAAATTCCAGTCTTCCCAGGTCATGGAGATAGTGACTTCCGATTAACTGTGAAGAGAACAAATATCTTTCAGTGAAAGCTGTTGTATATAAATGGCGTTCGACGTTTTCTGGTATATAAAGCCCGCTATAGTATTCCGTTTGGTTTTCCGAGCTCTGGCTGTAAGTATTTTTTGAACTGATTTTATGATTTGTGCCAAGTTTATAGTTAAGATTCAAAATACCGCCGTCTAAAACTGTATATTCGGAAGAACGTCCTCCATAACTGCTGAGCGTTGTATTGTCTGTATTGTAATCATCTTTATCGATTGTCTTATTTGAAAATGAATTCTTGTATGTAAATGCCGCTAAATATCCCAAAGGATTGTTCAAAAATTTCATATTGTTTCCAATAGAAAATTGAAACCCTGCATTCAATGGCGCACTTGTTGTATTTTGAGTCCAGTTATTTCTCAATGATCTTCCAAATGACTGCAGTTCATCGGGAGTAAAATTCTGGCGGCTCATTGTCTGTACAGGAAAACTCGATGGTATACTTCTTCCGCCGTCATCGCTTCCCATATTAAAGAATAAAAATTTTGACTGCCCTGCATCGTAATTGTAAAAATCTTTTCCGGTTGTTTGGGAAGTGATTGAAGAGTTTACATTAAAACCATATGTAAAAGATTCAGGAAACTCCTTTGTGGTAATCTGCACAAGCCCGCCTGTGTAATTTCCCGGCTGGTCTGCAGTGAATGATTTTGAAATAATTATATTCTCGATGAGATTCGAGGGGAAGATATCAAACGAAAATGCCTTTTTGTCGGGTTCAGTGCTTGGGATCAACACGCCATTCAAAGTAGTATTATTATATCTGTCCGATGTACCTCTTACATAAACAAATTTATCTTTTACAATTGATACACCGATAACTCTTTTCAAAACATCTGATGCAGCTGCATCGGGAGCGCGTTTTATCTGCTGCTCACTGATACCATCTGAAATTTTATTTGAGTTTTTCTGCTGCTGCAATAAAGTGTTTTCATTTGCCATTGATGTAGTTGCTTCAACAACAATCTCTTCAGTTGAAACTCCCTCGGCATTCATAGTAGCATCAAGCTTAGTCACTTCTCCTTTTTTTACAACCACTCCTTTCACACTGTAAGTTTTATACCCTACATAAGAAAACTCTACTGTATAAGTACCGGCTTTTGAAAGCTGTACTGTATAGCTTCCGTCTAAATCTGTTTCCGCGCCTGATTTATCCTCCGTAACTTTTACAATTGCTCCTATAAGCGGCTGCGAGTTTGAAGCATCTAACACTTTACCTTTGATTTCCTGTGAAAATAATTTCGGGGTTATTAGAATTAAGAATGCTAAAGCAAATAAAATTTTTGACATTTTTTCAGATGATATTTAGTTTGTCTATAAAACTACCTTTCACCTGTCAAATGATTATTACCTTAATGTTAAGATTGTAAACGGAATGTTACGGAATTGTAAAGTAAGTTTATGAATTGTTAATTTTAGAACATCCCCTCCATTTTTTTGAAGGAGGGGATGCTGTAATAGGAGAAAAACCCGGCTGTTTTTTATTGAATGGTAAATGTTTTGACCGTTGCTTCCTGCCCTGCTGCTAATGTACCGGTAAAGTTTGTTGATGAACCATTCAGAATTACTCTAGCATTAAAATTTTTTGTTGCACCGGAATAATGAACAACTTTTACCGTATATGAACCCGCTGGCATTGTGCTTCTTAAACTATAAATATTTTCTATTGCATCACCAAGCGTTTGCTGCCAGTCTCTGTCCAGTGAAAAATCAGCAGTTGTTCTCGCTCCGTAATAAATATGAATATTGTTCGGACCATACAGATGTAAATCTAAATCAGTTGCTGCACTTGATGAATTGTTCCAGGTTAAAGTTGCCTGCAATACTCCTGAACCGTATGGCACTGTGGGAGTGGGCCATGCGCCTGAGCCTGTCGGTCTTCCAAGTACCCACGTACCTCCTGCAGGTAAAGTAAACGGTACATACGTAACAGCATCGTAAGTTGACCAGCCGATAAAATTCAGCGGATCAGAAACAGTTACTGTTGCAGGAACTGTATAAGTATAAACACGTGAATCTGAACCCTGGCAGATAGTCCTTGAAATCCAGAACTCAATTGTCCCCTGAGGAACTATTGCTTTTGTTTTTCCATTTGGGCAACCGAGAAATATAGGTCCCGAATAAACCTTACCTATATATCCTCCGACAAACTGAGCAAGCTGCTCAGGCTTTTCAAGCGCTGCGCTTTTAACTGTAAGAATGTAATTCGTCCAAGTATCTTCACGGTCAAAAACACATCCTCCCTGACGCGTATCTGACATTGCGTCTGTTACATTTTTTCTGGTAAGAACAAAGTATCCTAAGCGAAGAACATCAACGGCAACTCTTTTCCTTGCGGTATCTATTGCTGATACAGGGATAATTTTCCATGTCTGAGTATCGGGAGAGTAGTACATAACTTCAAGATTTTGCGGTGAAGATTGACTTGATGCCGGAAAGTAAATTGTAACAGGACCGCCGAAATTAAATGCTTCAGGACCTGCTTTTAAATATTTACCGATAACGCTGTTGCCCGTAATAGCAGGTATTCCTGTTTCAATCGATGTAGAAGTATTTAGTGAAAATGTAACGGTGCCGTCTCCACCTGTTGAAAGATTCGGAACATCGCCTTTATCAACTACCAATGAAAAATCATCATAATCAAGGCTTGCCTGCGAACTTGATGTGTAAGATGCAGTTGCTCCTTCTCCGCCTGTTGTAGGGGGAGTAACAGGGTCTTCGGTTTTTTCACATCCGAAAAAAAATACGGAATAAAATATTGCCAGTGTAACTGTAATAATGTATGCTTTTTTCATACAACCTCCTTAAGTTTTAAAATATTGTTGAATGATTCAGGACAATACCCTCTTCGCTTCAGTTAAAAATAATTTTGCGCAAGAGGGCATATATCCGCCTCTGTGAGTGAGGAAATTGATGAATTACTCTTCCCCCTGATTGAATATATTGGAATAGTAAAAATATTTTGATTGGTTCTTCTCACAGAGTTTTTTTAAATCTCCTCAAAACTATTGATAAGATGAAACTCAAGCAAAGAGAAATATTGAAATTTGTCACACAAAGTTTTATCAACAGAATAATTCCAATTGGATTTTTATTCCGTTTTTGATATTTTTTCTATAATTAAGATGTTAATTGTCCCACAAATTCAACTCAACAAAATGCCTGAATCAGAATCCAAATCTCCCAATTCATTTCAATCAGGAAACTTAATTCAGCTGTTAAAATCGTTTTCAAAAGAAGAAATGCGAGAGTTTGGCAAGTTTGTAAACTCACCGTTTCACAATAACAGAAGTGAAGTTATTCTTTTTTTTGATGAGGTGATGAAATTTTATCCGGGTTTTAATCAATCAGAGCTTTCAAAAGAAAATATATATTATTCATTGTATTTAAATAAAAAATATAAAGATGATGTGATGAGGCGGCTTTCAAGCAATCTGTTTAAGCTTGCAGAGGAATTCTGTGCTTATAATAATTTCAGAAAGGACACTTGGAGTTATGAAAAAAATCTGCTTGAATCATATTCGGCAAGAAACATCGATAAGCTTTTCTGGAAGCAGCATTCAAAGACGGAAACATACCTTGAAGAACAAACCCTTCGTGACTCGGAATACTATAGTAAACTCAGTGTTATAAACGAAATAGAAATGAAGTATATATTAAAGGATGACCCGACTTATAAAAAATCGGGTTATGAAAAAGAAATGAACAATTTATGGAAATATACGCTTTCCGCTTTGCTGCGTCTTCATGGATTTGCCGAATACGAAAAATATTTTTTTAATAAGAAATATGAAATTAAATTCGAGAAAGAACTTTTAAAAATTGCTGAGGAATCCGGT
The genomic region above belongs to Bacteroidota bacterium and contains:
- a CDS encoding T9SS type A sorting domain-containing protein translates to MKKLFLTLLLILSLQSLSYALPVDSTTLVDGHYNSSITLSANKVYLLKGFVYMEKNTTLTIPAGTIIRGDFNTKGTLIIQRGAQINAVGTVSQPIIFTSNKPAGQRATGDWGGLIILGRAGINTVSGADSNLIEGLPPEVTPAYYGGQPRNDADNSGTLKYCRFEFGGINLTGVSGNEINGLTLGGVGSGTTIDYIQISYAGDDAVECFGGTVNLKHMIAYKTLDDCWDTDNGYRGYCQFLLAVSDSSIADQSKSNGFECDNNANSPNNYNSPRTQVTYSNVTMIGPKKTLSTVINPLFGVGAHLRRNNLTSIYNTIIMGWPKGPLFDGTGVQTAMKNDTSKFRSNIIAGCPVIADTAGGSGVMGSAVTFVQTSGYNNRTYTNNTDVGLANPYGFYGGTPDFRPTGGSAALSGGNFTYPNLANSFFTPTTYVGAFDGTTDWTAGWANWDPQNFVIGIKTISSEVPAAYKLSQNYPNPFNPTTKISFSVVKSGFVSLKVYDMTGKEVSVLVNETLGNGTYSADFNAANLTSGVYFYTLKTDNFSETKKMMLVK
- a CDS encoding TonB-dependent receptor encodes the protein MSKILFALAFLILITPKLFSQEIKGKVLDASNSQPLIGAIVKVTEDKSGAETDLDGSYTVQLSKAGTYTVEFSYVGYKTYSVKGVVVKKGEVTKLDATMNAEGVSTEEIVVEATTSMANENTLLQQQKNSNKISDGISEQQIKRAPDAAASDVLKRVIGVSIVKDKFVYVRGTSDRYNNTTLNGVLIPSTEPDKKAFSFDIFPSNLIENIIISKSFTADQPGNYTGGLVQITTKEFPESFTYGFNVNSSITSQTTGKDFYNYDAGQSKFLFFNMGSDDGGRSIPSSFPVQTMSRQNFTPDELQSFGRSLRNNWTQNTTSAPLNAGFQFSIGNNMKFLNNPLGYLAAFTYKNSFSNKTIDKDDYNTDNTTLSSYGGRSSEYTVLDGGILNLNYKLGTNHKISSKNTYSQSSENQTEYYSGLYIPENVERHLYTTAFTERYLFSSQLIGSHYLHDLGRLEFNWTASYSESKRNQPDIKTMTYQRDIGTTDDFFAPILTNVPSSPAGGRFFSKLYDIARGINLDFELPIKIGKSIDSRLKFGTLANGTTRFFNARNFAPALSSGASFLLNYEGIDTIFKAENISPTGYYYSELTRESDNYSATENLYAGYLMYELPLKKLRIITGLRFESDQQNLFTLGRISQPISVSNKNNDFLPSINLSYSINETTNLRASATQTVSRPELREIAPFSYTDFVSGITTVGNSTDLDRSLNQNYDLRLEMFPQAGEIMAVSLFYKHMNSPIEEVFLSTSTNRIKTFQNATDGARNYGVEFEVRKNLGFIHKLLNYVSMNVNLSLIDSKVNLAGLGSTATSQERTLQGQSPYTVNVGLFYDNYDLGTSVNLMYNKFGDRIAEVGLNGFNDIKEKGKDLVDLTVTQRLFKKFELKLAFKDLLNKDDLLIQRVNDEDKVVKRVNSGNSQSLTLSYKF